From a region of the Fervidicoccaceae archaeon genome:
- a CDS encoding YHS domain-containing protein has product MTVETDPVCGMKVDTSKTKHKTIYKGRTYYFCSERCRKAFEEKPEYYLEHGPQGMP; this is encoded by the coding sequence ATGACAGTCGAAACAGACCCAGTCTGTGGCATGAAGGTCGATACCTCAAAAACAAAGCACAAGACGATATACAAGGGGAGAACATATTACTTTTGCAGCGAGAGATGCCGAAAAGCCTTCGAGGAAAAGCCTGAATATTATTTAGAGCATGGTCCACAGGGAATGCCGTAA
- a CDS encoding cation-translocating P-type ATPase yields the protein MVREKIKIIGIDCPTCVYAINKSLLKVIGFMKLEVDVSSGVAIIEYDNSLTNLNKIYEAIREAGYDAEKEIIEFTADFEAEQVKSIEEKILNARGIFDVKASPLSGTIRIALNPHSSEKEKLGEMLESIGIRKKETTKKEGGKEEGKAVLAKKLLAFSLGICVIALSMLGLGSSGGIPLLAIILLASIVQLLSLETLKRGLKSLIVGTPIMDSLIALSSTISFVFGLFFSILEPSPSISPVHPTSFFEASSGVLGFVGLGKYLEGRLRYRAASYLREIERTMEGKARVLRDGSLVEVEAKELKPNDIIEVKNGEKIPADGIVIEGKGYVNESAFTGESLPVFKTSERRDSVLAGTMLVSGYMKIRATRVGKDTSISHIAASAREAQLYKPRFQMMADRIVGRMTWAVIIIALSSFLAWFTYTHNISLSLIFTASVLAVTCPCPLGIAIPMVVSLGISNLARKGVIVRRGDVFERAKNATMVIFDKTGTLTKGKPKVAKFISLSNQNNIDFLSYVCSIEKKSEHILGEAILEFCAAKGIEKADEPSDFENFPGLGIVSRFNEEIFAVGSIELMKKMGAQIEESVYDEVSRIGRNGGTPILVYHNGRVWGIFEIHDELREEAKEIVDFFKKRGLKVGIASGDVEESVKNITEKVGADFFRASLRPEDKADLIREMESKGEKAVFVGDGVNDAVALGASFLGISTSKAADIAKEAGDVVLASDGLNGLKELFIVSNKVLKGAKENLIWAFLYNGVLIPVASGLLYPFFGIILMPHFAALSMVLSDITVILNSFRVLTVG from the coding sequence ATGGTCAGAGAGAAAATAAAGATAATTGGAATTGACTGCCCAACGTGCGTTTATGCCATAAATAAAAGCTTGTTGAAAGTTATAGGCTTCATGAAGCTTGAAGTAGACGTTTCCAGCGGAGTTGCAATAATTGAATATGACAATAGCCTAACAAATTTGAACAAAATTTATGAAGCTATTAGGGAGGCAGGCTATGATGCTGAAAAAGAAATTATTGAATTTACAGCAGATTTTGAGGCTGAGCAGGTTAAGAGCATCGAGGAAAAGATTCTCAATGCCCGAGGAATTTTCGACGTAAAGGCCTCTCCACTTTCAGGAACTATCAGAATTGCGCTTAATCCGCATTCATCTGAAAAAGAGAAGCTTGGAGAGATGCTGGAATCTATCGGAATCAGGAAGAAGGAAACTACAAAGAAAGAAGGAGGAAAGGAAGAGGGTAAAGCAGTTCTAGCTAAGAAGCTGTTGGCCTTCTCCCTTGGAATTTGTGTGATAGCTCTCTCCATGCTGGGCCTCGGCTCAAGCGGAGGGATCCCCCTTCTTGCAATAATACTTCTAGCATCAATCGTTCAGCTCCTATCTCTTGAGACATTGAAAAGAGGACTGAAAAGTCTGATTGTTGGAACCCCAATTATGGACTCTCTCATCGCTTTATCTTCCACAATTTCCTTCGTTTTTGGATTGTTTTTTTCAATATTGGAGCCATCACCATCTATAAGTCCAGTCCACCCCACCTCATTCTTCGAGGCATCATCGGGAGTCCTCGGCTTTGTCGGTCTAGGAAAATATCTTGAGGGCAGACTCAGATATAGGGCAGCAAGTTATCTTAGAGAAATTGAGAGAACGATGGAGGGAAAAGCCAGGGTTTTAAGAGATGGAAGCTTGGTTGAAGTCGAAGCGAAGGAGCTTAAACCAAATGACATAATTGAGGTCAAGAATGGTGAGAAAATTCCTGCTGATGGAATAGTGATAGAGGGAAAGGGCTATGTGAATGAATCAGCCTTCACAGGGGAGAGCTTGCCAGTCTTCAAGACAAGTGAAAGGAGGGATAGTGTATTAGCGGGGACAATGCTGGTGTCTGGTTATATGAAGATTAGAGCAACGAGAGTTGGAAAAGATACCTCCATTTCTCATATAGCGGCAAGTGCGAGGGAGGCACAGCTATACAAGCCCCGCTTTCAGATGATGGCAGATAGAATAGTTGGACGAATGACTTGGGCTGTTATCATAATTGCTCTATCTTCCTTCTTAGCATGGTTCACCTATACACACAATATATCTCTTTCCCTAATTTTTACAGCATCTGTCTTGGCCGTTACTTGTCCTTGCCCCCTTGGTATAGCAATTCCAATGGTTGTTTCCCTTGGTATTTCTAACCTTGCCAGAAAGGGGGTTATCGTAAGAAGGGGAGATGTATTCGAAAGGGCAAAAAATGCCACAATGGTAATCTTTGATAAGACAGGAACGCTTACAAAAGGCAAGCCGAAGGTAGCTAAATTTATTTCTTTGAGCAATCAAAACAATATTGATTTTTTATCATATGTTTGCTCCATTGAGAAGAAAAGTGAGCATATTCTGGGAGAGGCAATACTGGAGTTTTGCGCGGCTAAAGGTATAGAAAAAGCCGACGAACCCTCAGATTTTGAGAACTTTCCTGGTCTCGGAATTGTTTCCAGATTCAACGAGGAAATTTTCGCTGTAGGTAGCATCGAATTGATGAAAAAGATGGGAGCTCAAATTGAAGAAAGTGTTTATGATGAGGTGAGCAGAATAGGAAGAAATGGTGGTACCCCTATACTTGTATATCACAATGGCAGAGTTTGGGGGATATTCGAAATACATGATGAGCTTAGAGAGGAGGCAAAGGAGATTGTGGATTTCTTCAAGAAAAGGGGATTGAAGGTTGGAATTGCTAGTGGAGATGTGGAAGAGAGCGTGAAGAATATAACTGAAAAAGTCGGTGCTGATTTTTTCAGAGCATCCCTAAGGCCTGAGGATAAGGCAGATCTCATTAGGGAGATGGAGAGTAAAGGGGAGAAAGCGGTCTTTGTTGGCGATGGAGTCAATGATGCAGTGGCTCTGGGGGCATCATTTCTCGGCATTTCCACAAGCAAGGCAGCAGATATTGCGAAAGAAGCAGGAGACGTGGTTCTCGCTTCTGATGGCCTCAATGGACTGAAGGAACTATTCATTGTGAGCAACAAAGTTCTGAAGGGAGCCAAGGAAAATTTGATTTGGGCTTTTCTCTACAATGGAGTGCTAATTCCAGTTGCATCAGGCCTTCTCTATCCTTTCTTCGGCATCATTCTTATGCCCCACTTTGCTGCTCTTAGCATGGTTCTCAGCGATATAACCGTAATACTTAATTCATTTAGGGTTCTCACTGTGGGTTAA
- a CDS encoding DUF1616 domain-containing protein, with protein sequence MTSNTLEDMVKEKKIWRKLNEILDLYKKNISGDLVIEDPNPPKSFPQYLLRLDYSLWIYAVLIINFLTIGLIYITQDFPLLLPLRYLLGSITVLFLPGYTLIQALYKPDELSPLEELALSIGLSLAIVPLIGLILNYTPWGIRLTPIVIGLNIFTISMCFIASIRRYRSISL encoded by the coding sequence ATGACGAGTAATACTCTGGAAGATATGGTTAAAGAGAAAAAAATATGGAGAAAATTGAATGAAATCTTGGATTTGTATAAAAAGAATATTAGTGGAGATTTAGTTATAGAGGATCCAAATCCCCCAAAATCTTTTCCCCAATATCTACTTAGGTTGGATTATTCTCTTTGGATATATGCTGTTTTGATAATTAATTTTCTCACAATTGGACTCATTTATATAACACAAGATTTTCCTCTTTTATTACCTCTGCGATATTTGCTTGGTTCAATTACTGTTTTATTCCTGCCAGGCTACACATTAATTCAAGCACTCTACAAACCCGATGAGCTCTCACCACTTGAGGAGCTAGCCCTTTCTATTGGGCTAAGTCTTGCAATTGTACCATTAATTGGCTTAATCTTAAATTATACACCATGGGGGATAAGATTAACGCCCATAGTTATAGGTCTCAATATATTCACGATTTCAATGTGCTTCATAGCATCAATAAGAAGGTACAGAAGTATATCCCTCTAG
- a CDS encoding DUF1616 domain-containing protein, with the protein MRLDEEVFAVILAVTIVGSVLSVAMIIPRSSERFASLGLLGEDAKIGDYPREVFVGEKVKLNLYLANYMGYTALFMIQGKIGNGQIPINGTSLDVPPVLTKYIVLCNECNATIPVEVVFNEPWINQTLVFELYIFNSTLNEWNYTGIYVFLRLNVTSIGAW; encoded by the coding sequence ATGAGGCTTGATGAAGAGGTTTTCGCTGTAATATTAGCTGTGACAATAGTAGGTTCAGTTCTATCTGTAGCAATGATAATACCCAGAAGTTCCGAGAGATTTGCATCTCTTGGCCTATTAGGAGAAGATGCTAAGATTGGAGATTATCCTAGAGAAGTTTTTGTTGGAGAGAAAGTTAAATTGAATCTATATTTAGCAAACTACATGGGATATACAGCCTTGTTTATGATTCAAGGTAAAATAGGAAATGGTCAAATACCAATCAATGGAACTTCTCTTGATGTTCCTCCAGTTTTAACTAAATATATCGTTCTCTGCAACGAATGCAACGCCACGATTCCGGTGGAAGTTGTTTTCAATGAACCATGGATTAATCAGACACTGGTTTTTGAGCTATATATATTCAATAGCACTTTGAATGAATGGAATTATACTGGGATATACGTCTTTCTCAGATTAAATGTTACAAGCATAGGGGCATGGTGA